CTCGGCTTCGCGGCCGCGGTCGCCGCCGTCGCCGACCCAGCGCTGGGCGCTCGCCTCATCCTGCTGGCCGCGGTGGCCGACGGACTCGACGGCGTCCTCGCCCGGAAACTCGGGAGCACGCCGGTCGGCGAATTCATCGACTCGCTGGCCGACGTGGCCTCCTTCTGCGTCGCGCCCGCGATCTTCGTCTTCAGCGTCGCCAGCGCCGAGTGGGGCCTGACCCTCTCGGCCGGCGATCCGCCCGCGTTACTGGCCACTGCGCTGGTCCTCCCCGCGCTGTTCGTCGGGTCGGGGGTGGTTCGACTGGGGATGTACACCGCCTACGACATCGGGAGCGACGAGACCGAGGGCGTCCAGACGACGCTGGCGGCGACGATTCTCGCCGTCGTCTACCTCGCGGGCGTCCCCGGCGCTCGCGGCGCCACCGCGTTGCTCGCGATGACGGCCGTGTTCACGTACCTCATGGTCACGACGATTACCTACCCGGAACTGCGCGCGTCCCACGCGCTGGGGATGGGCGCGGTGCAGGCCGGAGCCATCGTCGCGCCGACCGCGTTCGGGCGGCTCTTTCCGCGGGCGTTGCTCGTGGGGGCCGTCCTCTACCTGATCGGGCCGTGGTTCTACCGGCGGTATCTCGTCGACGCGCCGGAGGACGGGGCCGACGAGGGGCCCGAGCCCGCCCCTGGCGCGGATACCGAATAG
This Halorientalis sp. IM1011 DNA region includes the following protein-coding sequences:
- a CDS encoding protein sorting system archaetidylserine synthase (This PssA-like phosphatidyltransferase, along with a PssD-like decarboxylase, is required in Haloarchaea for the archaeosortase ArtA to replace the PGF-CTERM sorting signal with a C-terminal lipid anchor.), whose protein sequence is MQPRFVGRLGLADIVTVANAGLGFAAAVAAVADPALGARLILLAAVADGLDGVLARKLGSTPVGEFIDSLADVASFCVAPAIFVFSVASAEWGLTLSAGDPPALLATALVLPALFVGSGVVRLGMYTAYDIGSDETEGVQTTLAATILAVVYLAGVPGARGATALLAMTAVFTYLMVTTITYPELRASHALGMGAVQAGAIVAPTAFGRLFPRALLVGAVLYLIGPWFYRRYLVDAPEDGADEGPEPAPGADTE